GGAATGGGACCGGGCGTTTCCCCCACGCTATGACCGCCGTAACTCTGTTACCCGTCCCGGCCCCTTGTGGTGTTTGCCTCGGGGGTGGGTGGGAAGACTTTGGGTTACAACTGTGGTGTTGTTATTTAGTTGTTGGTTCCTGGAACGGTGTTGTTGTTCGGGAACCACATAGTGGACGCGTGCAGTGTGTTGTGTGTGGTGTAAGTTGTTGGCCTATTAGTACCGGTCAGCTTCACGAGTCTTTAGTCCTCGCTTCCACATCCGGCCTATCAACCCAGTGGTCTGGCTGGGGGCCTCTCACACATAATGTGTATGGAAATCTCATCTTGAAGCGAGCTTCCCGCTTAGATGCTTTCAGCGGTTATCCCATCCGAACGTAGCTAATCAGCGATGCACTTGGCAGTACAACTGACACACCAGAGGTTCGTCCGTCCCGGTCCTCTCGTACTAAGGACAGCCCTTCTCAAATTTCCTGCGCGCGCAGCGGATAGGGACCGAACTGTCTCACGACGTTCTAAACCCAGCTCGCGTACCGCTTTAATGGGCGAACAGCCCAACCCTTGGGACCTACTCCAGCCCCAGGATGCGACGAGCCGACATCGAGGTGCCAAACCATGCCGTCGATATGGACTCTTGGGCAAGATCAGCCTGTTATCCCCGAGGTACCTTTTATCCGTTGAGCGACGGCCATTCCACAATGTACCGCCGGATCACTAGTCCCGACTTTCGTCCCTGCTTGAGATGTCTCTCTCACAGTCAAGCTCCCTTGTGCACTTACACTCGACACCTGATTGCCAACCAGGCTGAGGGAACCTTTGGGCGCCTCCGTTACTTTTTAGGAGGCAACCGCCCCAGTTAAACTACCCATCAGGCACTGTCCCTGACCCGGATCACGGGCCGAAGTTAGATGTCCAAAGTGACCAGAGTGGTATTTCAACGATGACTCCACCCGAACTGGCGTCCGGGTTTCAACGTCTCCCACCTATCCTACACAAGCCACTCCGAACACCAATACCAAACTATAGTAAAGGTCTCGGGGTCTTTCCGTCCTGCTGCGCGTAACGAGCATCTTTACTCGTACTGCAATTTCGCCGAGTTTATGGTTGAGACAGCGGGGAAGTCGTTACTCCATTCGTGCAGGTCGGAACTTACCCGACAAGGAATTTCGCTACCTTAGGATGGTTATAGTTACCACCGCCGTTTACTGGGGCTTAAATTCTCAGCTTCGCCCACAAGGGGCTAACCGGTCCTCTTAACCTTCCAGCACCGGGCAGGAGTCAGTCCGTATACATCGTCTTGCGACTTCGCACGGACCTGTGTTTTTAGTAAACAGTCGCTTCCCCCTGGTCTCTGCGGCCCACACCCGCTCACGGAGAGCAAGTCTCCATCACGGGGCAGGCCCCCCTTCTCCCGAAGTTACGGGGGCATTTTGCCGAGTTCCTTAACCATAATTCTCTCGATCGCCTTGGTATTCTCTACCTGATCACCTGTGTCGGTTTGGGGTACGGGCGGCTAAAACCTCGCGTCGATGCTTTTCTTGGCAGCATAGGATCACCGGATCCCCCCATACGGGAGTCCCATCAGATCTCAGGAACGTGCTCGAAGCACACAGGAACGGATTTGCCTATCCCTGACCCTACATCCTTAGACCGGGGCAACCATCGCCCGGCCCGGCTACCTTCCTGCGTCACACCTGTTAATACGCTTACCTCCCAGGATCAGGTCCCGCGCTCGGCCAAAACCCACAACACCACAAGGGTGAGCGGGCAGGCTCCGGGCGGTTAGTATCCCCCGCTTGGCATGGACGGTTTTTCGCCGGTACGGGAATATCAACCCGTTGTCCATCGACTACGCCTGTCGGCCTCGCCTTAGGTCCCGACTTACCCAGGGCAGATTAGCTTGACCCTGGAACCCTTGATCATTCGGCGGACGGGTTTCTCACCCGTCTTTCGCTACTCATGCCTGCATTCTCACTCGTGTAGGCTCCACCGCTGGTTTCCACCGCGACTTCACTGCCCACACGACGCTCCCCTACCACTCCACACCCCTGAACCACGAAGGCTAGGGCAATGTGTGAAATCCACAACTTCGGCGGTGTACTTGAGCCCCGCTACATTGTCGGCGCGGAATCACTTGACCAGTGAGCTATTACGCACTCTTTCAAGGATGGCTGCTTCTAAGCCAACCTCCTGGTTGTCTTCGCAACTCCACATCCTTTCCCACTTAGCACACGCTTAGGGGCCTTAGTTGGTGGTCTGGGCTGTTTCCCTCTCGACTATGAAGCTTATCCCCCACAGTCTCACTGCTGCGCTCTCACTTACCGGCATTCGGAGTTTGGCTGACGTCAGTAACCTTGTAGGGCCCATCGGCCATCCAGTAGCTCTACCTCCGGCAAGAAACACGCAACGCTGCACCTAAATGCATTTCGGGGAGAACCAGCTATCACGGAGTTTGATTGGCCTTTCACCCCTACCCACAGCTCATCCCCTCCATTTTCAACTGAAGTGGGTTCGGTCCTCCACGACGTCTTACCGTCGCTTCAACCTGGCCATGGGTAGATCACTCCGCTTCGGGTCTAGATCACGCCACTACACTCGCCCTGTTCAGACTCGCTTTCGCTACGGCTACCCCACACGGGTTAACCTCGCGACGTAACACTAACTCGCAGGCTCATTCTTCAAAAGGCACGCCGTCACAACTACTATGCGATCACTCGCGGTTGCTCCGACGGATTGTAAGCACACGGTTTCAGGTACTGTTTCACTCCCCTCCCGGGGTACTTTTCACCTTTCCCTCACGGTACTGGTCCGCTATCGGTCATTAGGAAGTATTTAGGCTTATCAGGTGGTCCTGACAGATTCGCACGGGATTTCTCGGGCCCCGTGCTACTTGGGATACTCTCCAGGCTGCACACAACATTACGGTTACGGGGCTCCCACCCTCTCTGGCCGGCCTTTCAAGACCGTTCACCTATGCCTGCACATCACCCCAACGGTCCGGCAGAACCATCACGGAAAGTCCCACAACCCCGCCCATGCAACGCCCGCCGGCTATCACACATGGAAACGGTTTAGCCTGATCCGCGTTCGCTCGCCACTACTAACGGAATCACTATTGTTTTCTCTTCCTGCGGGTACTGAGATGTTTCACTTCCCCGCGTTCCCCCACGCACCCTATGTGTTCAGATGCGGGTCACACAATCACCTTGCAGCGTTGTGCGGGGTTTCCCCATTCGGACATCCTGGGATCAACGCTCGGTTATCAACTCCCCCAGGCTTATCGCAGATTCCTACGTCCTTCTTCGGCTCCTAATGCCAAGGCATCCACCGTGTGCCCTTAAAAACTTGACCACACACAAACCAACAAACCCCAAAAGGGTCCGCCGGTCTACGATGCATCATTCATATCGAGAGAACCATGACCACAAGGGCCAGGTTCATTCATAAGAAATTGCTGTAGAAACACACCCACCAACCCCCGAAGAGGCCAGCCACAAGTGTGTCTCAGATGCTCGCGTCCACTATGTAGTTCTCAAACAACAACCCCATCAACCAGACCACCACCACCCCACAGGGACAGCGGCAGAACCGGAAGCAGGAACAAAAGAAACACCAGAACGATGCCCTCTGCATTGCTGCAAAAAGGTCCTGTTGCCTCAGGACCCAACAGTGCGCCAAACACAACCCCCACAAACCATGCACCCCGGCAGCGTTCCCAACAACACCCACCCCCACAAAAGGAGAGCACATGCTGCCGTACTGGCACCAGGACACAACCGGTAAAGGCCATGCCAAACAAGTTTGATTCGTTGATATTCCACCCATGAGCACCCACCGCAGAACAGACGCCTGCGCAATGGGCAACACTGACAACCACCACCACACCCATGCGGGCACAGCAACCAGCTGTTAGCAGCTCCTTAGAAAGGAGGTGATCCAGCCGCACCTTCCGGTACGGCTACCTTGTTACGACTTAGTCCCAATCGCCGGTCCCACCTTCGACGGCTCCCCCCACAAGGGTTAGGCCACCGGCTTCGGGTGTTACCAACTTTCGTGACTTGACGGGCGGTGTGTACAAGGCCCGGGAACGTATTCACCGCAGCGTTGCTGATCTGCGATTACTAGCGACTCCGACTTCATGGGGTCGAGTTGCAGACCCCAATCCGAACTGAGACCGGCTTTTTGGGATTAGCTCCACCTCACAGTATCGCAACCCTTTGTACCGGCCATTGTAGCATGCGTGAAGCCCAAGACATAAGGGGCATGATGATTTGACGTCGTCCCCACCTTCCTCCGAGTTGACCCCGGCAGTCTCCTATGAGTCCCCGCCATAACGCGCTGGCAACATAGAACGAGGGTTGCGCTCGTTGCGGGACTTAACCCAACATCTCACGACACGAGCTGACGACAACCATGCACCACCTGTAAACCGACCGCAAGCGGGGCACCTGTTTCCAGGTATTACCGGTTCATGTCAAGCCTTGGTAAGGTTCTTCGCGTTGCATCGAATTAATCCGCATGCTCCGCCGCTTGTGCGGGCCCCCGTCAATTCCTTTGAGTTTTAGCCTTGCGGCCGTACTCCCCAGGCGGGGCACTTAATGCGTTAGCTACGGCGCGGAAAACGTGGAATGTCCCCCACACCTAGTGCCCAACGTTTACGGCATGGACTACCAGGGTATCTAATCCTGTTCGCTCCCCATGCTTTCGCTCCTCAGCGTCAGTTAATGCCCAGAGACCTGCCTTCGCCATCGGTGTTCCTCCTGATATCTGCGCATTTCACCGCTACACCAGGAATTCCAGTCTCCCCTACATCACTCTAGTCTGCCCGTACCCACTGCAGAACCGGAGTTGAGCCCCGGTCTTTCACAGCAGACGCGACAAACCGCCTACGAGCTCTTTACGCCCAATAATTCCGGATAACGCTTGCGCCCTACGTATTACCGCGGCTGCTGGCACGTAGTTAGCCGGCGCTTCTTCTGCAGGTACCGTCACTTTCGCTTCTTCCCTACTGAAAGAGGTTTACAACCCGAAGGCCGTCATCCCTCACGCGGCGTCGCTGCATCAGGCTTGCGCCCATTGTGCAATATTCCCCACTGCTGCCTCCCGTAGGAGTCTGGGCCGTGTCTCAGTCCCAGTGTGGCCGGTCACCCTCTCAGGCCGGCTACCCGTCGTCGCCTTGGTAGGCCATTACCCCACCAACAAGCTGATAGGCCGCGAGTCCATCCAAAACCACAAAAGCTTTCCACCACCTGACATGCGTCAGGAGGTCATATCCGGTATTAGACCCAGTTTCCCAGGCTTATCCCAGAGTCAAGGGCAGGTTACTCACGTGTTACTCACCCGTTCGCCACTAATCCCCCAGCAAGCTGGGATCATCGTTCGACTTGCATGTGTTAAGCACGCCGCCAGCGTTCATCCTGAGCCAGGATCAAACTCTCCGTTGAAGTAAAACAAATCAAACAGACACAACCACACCCACCGGAAATAACGGTAGAACACGGCTGCACAAAATTCGAAACCAGCTGAAAACCAGACCACCACACACGGGGGTGCGCAATGATCCAGCCATAATTTCAACCAATTGATAAAACAATCGGTATCAACAAACTTGGCACACTATTGAGTTCTCAAACAACAGACACTACCGGCACCACCCACACCCACAAGGGTCCAGGATCGCTCCGGAGCAACTTTTCAAACTTACCCGATCAACCAGATCTTGGCAAATCAACGTTTCCGCGATTCCCGATCCAATCTTCGGCCCCATCCTGCACAGGAACGCTCGAAAGCGAACCATTTTTCAGGCTGTTATCAAAGGGGTTCGGCCTCCGCGGCTCTCAGCTCCAGGCTGTCTCACTCGCGGCGACTCAGAAGACATTACACGCCCACCGGCCCCGGCACAAATCACCCTCGGTACCAGCCAAAACCCCGCCCACACGGGCCAAAAGGCCCCATCGAGGCCTCAAGCCAACCAAAATCCGCCGGAAACAGCCCGAGTGAAGCCCGTCACACCAGCAAGATCCGCCAAGGCCTCCGTCCCGGCGCAAAGCCGACAACCGCCGTCGAACTGTCCACCAAACCCGAGGGAAGTGAGCGAGCGTCCACCAAACCCGAGGGAAGTGAGCGAGCGTCCACCCCAAACCCGAGGGAAGTGAGCGAGCGTCCACCCCAAACCCGAGGGAAGTGAGCGAGCGTCCACCCCAAACCCGAGGGAAGTGAGCGAGCGAGCGCGCCGGGGATGACCGCCACCTTCCGACACCGCTGAACGCCCCTGCCACACGCCAGGAAGCACGCTTAAACGCAGAAAAGGCCGGCAACCATGACGGTTGCCGGCCTTTTCAGAGCTTCGTGATTACCAGGAAGACTTGGTGATGCCCGGGAGCTCACCGCGGTGAGCCATGTCGCGGAAGCGAACACGGGAGATACCGAACTTCTGGAGCGTGCCGCGGGGACGGCCGTCGATCTGGTCGCGGTTACGCAGACGGATCGGGGAGGCGTTGCGGGGCAGCTTCTGCAGGCCGAGGCGTGCAGCTTCGCGTGCTTCGTCAGTCGCGTTGGGATCAACCAGGGTCTTCTTCAGTTCGAGACGCTTGGCAGCGTAACGCTCAACAATGACCTTGCGCTGCTCGTTGCGAGCAATCTTTGACTTCTTTGCCATGTGTTTAGCGCTCCTCTCGGAATTCGACGTGCTGGCGGATCTTGGGGTCGTACTTCTTCAGGACCAGACGGTCCGGGTCGTTACGACGGTTCTTGCGGGTTACGTAGGTGTAACCGGTGCCCGCGGTGGACTTCAGCTTGATGATGGGACGTACGTCCTTGTCCTTTGCCATTAGAGCTTTACTCCTCGTGCCAGGATGTCGGCGACGACTGAGTCGATGCCGCGGACGTCGATTGTCTTGATGCCACGGGCTGACAGGGTCAGCGTGACATTACGGCGCAGGGACGGAACCCAGTAGCGCTTCTTCTGAATGTTCGGGTCGAACCGACGCTTGTTGCGACGGTGCGAGTGCGAAATGCTGTGTCCAAAGCCCGGCTCGGCTCCGGTCACTTGGCAGTGTGCTGCCATGACTCTCCTCCAAAGATTGAATGTAACGGCGTGCAGATGTTCCTGCGTTACCGTGCGACAGGCAGCGTCCGCATCCGGGTCCAAACCATTTCGGTAGTTTCCGCAGCAAGTGCGGCGAAGAAGGTTGGCCTCAGGACCGGGCAGTGATAAACACTGGAACAGGTCCTGGGATACCGGGCGAATACAGGAATGCACGCAACTTGAGCCCCTAACTACCGGCCGCCGGGATGTCGGGAAAACCGACAGTCACCACCAACCGGAGCAATTGCACACGAACCGCACTACCTAGCGCCTAACTATTCTACGGGCCAGGCCAAATTAAGACCAATCCGGCATCATAAGCCCTGCGTGCCCACCGCCCGGACCACCGCCTCACCACTGGCGGGGTCGCCCGCCAAACCGGGCTACAGCGGCCTGATCAATTCGGGGTACTTGGGGCTCAAACCGTCGCCGGAAGAGACGCCTCGGACGCGGCGGGCCACCCACGGCGCCGCTGATTCCCGGAACCAGCGCGCATTGGCTTTGAGTGCTTCAACCCGGTTCATCAGCCGCGCCGGCGCCAGCTCGGGGACCTCGATGACGTGCTCGTGCTCAAGGACATCGAGCACCCGCTTTGCCATGTTGACGTGGCCGGCCGTGGACATGTGCATCCGGTCCTCGCCCCAGAGGCGCCAATCGTCGTACTCGTCAAACCGCCAGTAATCCACCAGCAAGGCGCCGTGGTTCTCGGCTATTTCGCGCACCAGTTCGTTGTAGATCGCAGTGCGGCCGCGCATGGCGCTGAAAACTTTGGAGCCCTTTGCGTCAAAGCCCGTGAAGAGGACAACAGTGGCGCCTGCCGCGCTTAACTTGGCGATACCGGCGTCGTACTCCTCAAGAAGCGAGTCAATATCGATCTTGGGCCGCAGGATGTCGTTCGCCCCTGCGTACAGGGTCACCAACGTTGGATTCATGGCGATGGCGGCGTCCACCTGCTCTGCCATGATCTGGCGGAGCTTCCGACCGCGGATCGCGAGATTCGCATAGCCGAAGTCTTCGTTGCTGCTTGCCAACTGCCCCGCTACGACGTCGGCCCACCCTCGAACGCCGTTGGGACGGTGGGGATCGTCGTCGCCGACGCCCTCGGTGAACGAGTCGCCCAGGGCAACGTAACGGGCAGAAAAATCCATGCCGTCAGTCTGCCACCTCAACACCCGGGGCCACAAAGCACCCTCACGAGTCCCGCAGGATCCAGTGGTTGTTGTCCAGGCGGGCCACGATTTTCTCGCCGATCCGTGCGAGGTCTGCGACGTCGTCCGGGGTCAGCGAATCAAGCATCAGCGTACGCACGGATTCCACGTGTCCCGGGGCGAGGGAAACGATGGTGGACATGCCGGCCTCGGTGAGGTGCGCAACGGTCACGCGGGCGTCGCCGGGGTGCGCCTGCCGCTCTACCCAGCCACGCTTCTGCAGCTTGGTCACCACATGAGACAGACGCGACAAGGAGGCACTTGTTCGCGCAGCAAGCTCGCTCATGGGAAGGTATCGGCCTTCGGTTTCGGAGAGCATCGCCAACACGTTGTAGTCGAAAAGAGACAGCTTGCCGACCGACTGGAGTTGGGTGTCCAACGCCGAGGGAAGCAAGGTGTTGATGCTCAGAAGGGCCAGCCAGGCACGGCGTTCGTCGGCGTTCAGCCAGCGGGGTTGAGTCATGAACCCATCTTAGGAGAATTCACAGCCTCCTTAGGTCCGGGCAGCGGCCCAACCGATAGGCTGGCGGCATGTTCGTAGTCTCGTTGACCTACAAAGTTCCCGACGAAATCGTCGACTTCCACCGTCCGGGCCACATGGCCTGGCTTAAGGACGCGTTCGACGGCGGCATCTTCCTTGCGTCCGGACGTCGCGTCCCAGCCACGGGCGGCGTGCTGCTGTCCAAAGTGGACCGGGCAACCTTGGACGCCTCCCTGGCCAAGGATCCGTTCTACAGCAATGGCGTGGCGGAGTTCGAGATCATCGAGTTCACGGCAACCAGCGTTGCTGAGGGTTACGAAAACCTGCTGGATAGCTGAGGCGCCTGCGCCTTCGCAGTGCCCAGCCGCTCGGGCAGCACCACCGGCATGAGTTCCGGCCAGCGCGCCTCCACGTGGTCACCGCTGGATACGCCGCGAAGCCGACGCGAAAACCAAGGTCCGACGTCGCGCCTCAGCCAGGCGACGTCGTCGGCGATGTTTTCAGCGCGGGTCCGCGGACGGGGAGCTGCGAGCCTGGGCGACTGGAGCGAGTGCCGCGCCCCGAGCACTTCGAGGACCTTTTTGGCCATATAGCTGTGGCCGGGAGTGGACATATGCAGGCGATCGGGCGCCCACATCCGTGGGTCCTGGAACTTCTCGAAGCACCAATAATCCACCAAGAGCGCCTGGTATTTCGCGGCGATGCGCCGAATATTGCGGTTGTAGATGGCCGTGCGGACTTTAAGCGGCTCCAGCAGGGGCGACAAGGGGACGTTGTAACCGGTGAACAGCAGCACCGTGGCTCCGCTTGCTGTAATCCGCCGGACGGCATCTTCATAATCCCTGATCAGTTTGGCCATATTGGGCCGGGCCATCAGGAGGTCATTGCCGCCGGCGTAGAAACTGACCAGCGTTGGTTTCATGGCGAGGGCGGGCCGGATTTGTTCGTCGGCGATCCGCTGGAGGCGCCTGCCGCGGATGGCCAGGTTGGCGTATCGCACTGTTTCGTCGTGCCGTGCCAGCTCTTCCGCCACCCTGTCTGCCCAGCCCCGGCAATGGTTGGGAAGCCGGAGGTCGATGTCACCAACGCCCTCAGTGAAGGAATCGCCGAGCGCCACGAACCTGGTTTGTTCCGTCACTGCGTTGCCTTTTCCATGAGCTTCTTCAACCCGCCCTTGCGCGGGACCTTCACAGGTTGGGGCCAGCGTGGGCTGAGCGCATCGCCCAGCGTGAC
Above is a genomic segment from Arthrobacter sp. YN containing:
- the rpsN gene encoding 30S ribosomal protein S14; translated protein: MAKKSKIARNEQRKVIVERYAAKRLELKKTLVDPNATDEAREAARLGLQKLPRNASPIRLRNRDQIDGRPRGTLQKFGISRVRFRDMAHRGELPGITKSSW
- the rpmG gene encoding 50S ribosomal protein L33, with the translated sequence MAKDKDVRPIIKLKSTAGTGYTYVTRKNRRNDPDRLVLKKYDPKIRQHVEFREER
- the rpmB gene encoding 50S ribosomal protein L28, which gives rise to MAAHCQVTGAEPGFGHSISHSHRRNKRRFDPNIQKKRYWVPSLRRNVTLTLSARGIKTIDVRGIDSVVADILARGVKL
- a CDS encoding SGNH/GDSL hydrolase family protein, whose product is MDFSARYVALGDSFTEGVGDDDPHRPNGVRGWADVVAGQLASSNEDFGYANLAIRGRKLRQIMAEQVDAAIAMNPTLVTLYAGANDILRPKIDIDSLLEEYDAGIAKLSAAGATVVLFTGFDAKGSKVFSAMRGRTAIYNELVREIAENHGALLVDYWRFDEYDDWRLWGEDRMHMSTAGHVNMAKRVLDVLEHEHVIEVPELAPARLMNRVEALKANARWFRESAAPWVARRVRGVSSGDGLSPKYPELIRPL
- a CDS encoding MarR family winged helix-turn-helix transcriptional regulator, with translation MTQPRWLNADERRAWLALLSINTLLPSALDTQLQSVGKLSLFDYNVLAMLSETEGRYLPMSELAARTSASLSRLSHVVTKLQKRGWVERQAHPGDARVTVAHLTEAGMSTIVSLAPGHVESVRTLMLDSLTPDDVADLARIGEKIVARLDNNHWILRDS
- a CDS encoding YciI family protein, encoding MFVVSLTYKVPDEIVDFHRPGHMAWLKDAFDGGIFLASGRRVPATGGVLLSKVDRATLDASLAKDPFYSNGVAEFEIIEFTATSVAEGYENLLDS
- a CDS encoding SGNH/GDSL hydrolase family protein produces the protein MTEQTRFVALGDSFTEGVGDIDLRLPNHCRGWADRVAEELARHDETVRYANLAIRGRRLQRIADEQIRPALAMKPTLVSFYAGGNDLLMARPNMAKLIRDYEDAVRRITASGATVLLFTGYNVPLSPLLEPLKVRTAIYNRNIRRIAAKYQALLVDYWCFEKFQDPRMWAPDRLHMSTPGHSYMAKKVLEVLGARHSLQSPRLAAPRPRTRAENIADDVAWLRRDVGPWFSRRLRGVSSGDHVEARWPELMPVVLPERLGTAKAQAPQLSSRFS